The candidate division WOR-3 bacterium genome has a window encoding:
- a CDS encoding peptidylprolyl isomerase — protein MLRKIGLVVIIVGCLFSIESCKKDKGQREKIVAKVGKTYLTVDDFIEIYPPQLLIQAPKNYRKALIENWVNNEIIYREALKKGVHKRPEIQKRIDRIKKQLVTTSYLQDLLEKEQFVSELEARAYFEKHKEEFSTVIEISHISSNSREKAEKILSELKSGKNFAELAKKYSTDGESSSNGGYLGTFRMGELSNYPLFERAAFSLKKPGEISPVLETEFNYDIIKLHSRKEIPVEYEKVANTIISKLRIEKIQTRIEKLSDSLRKIYPYEVFPEVLEEELGVPSVLPKEEKSESLK, from the coding sequence ATGTTAAGAAAGATTGGATTAGTTGTAATAATTGTTGGGTGTCTTTTTTCTATCGAGAGTTGCAAAAAGGATAAAGGGCAAAGAGAAAAAATTGTTGCTAAAGTGGGGAAAACTTATCTAACAGTGGATGACTTTATAGAAATATACCCTCCTCAACTTCTTATACAAGCTCCTAAGAATTATAGAAAAGCATTAATTGAAAATTGGGTTAATAATGAGATTATATATAGAGAAGCTTTGAAAAAAGGAGTGCATAAGAGACCAGAAATCCAGAAAAGGATAGATAGGATTAAGAAACAATTGGTTACGACGAGTTACTTACAAGATTTGTTAGAGAAAGAACAATTTGTTTCTGAGCTTGAGGCAAGAGCTTATTTTGAGAAGCATAAAGAAGAATTTAGCACTGTGATAGAGATATCTCATATATCTTCCAATTCAAGAGAAAAAGCAGAAAAGATTCTTTCAGAACTTAAATCTGGAAAGAATTTTGCAGAGCTTGCAAAGAAATATTCTACCGATGGAGAGTCTTCTTCAAATGGAGGATATCTTGGAACTTTTAGAATGGGAGAACTTTCTAATTATCCTCTTTTTGAAAGAGCAGCTTTCTCTCTTAAGAAACCAGGGGAAATATCCCCTGTTTTAGAGACAGAGTTTAATTATGATATAATAAAATTGCATTCAAGGAAAGAAATTCCTGTAGAATATGAGAAAGTTGCCAATACTATAATCTCTAAGTTAAGAATTGAAAAAATTCAAACGAGAATAGAGAAATTATCAGATTCTTTAAGGAAGATCTATCCTTATGAGGTATTTCCTGAAGTTTTAGAGGAAGAGCTGGGCGTTCCATCAGTTTTACCAAAAGAGGAAAAAAGTGAATCTTTGAAGTAA
- the pdxA gene encoding 4-hydroxythreonine-4-phosphate dehydrogenase PdxA, translated as MIGITLGDPGGIGIEVTLKALSNFKEGRFILFGNERALEYYSKKLSLKIPKNAEIWNIKGDFFIGEINPNNGEVAYNSIMEAIKAVKNGMCNAIVTAPINKKALQLAGFDYPGHTEILARNFSCEDFAMMMVSEEMKIVFVTTHIPLSSVSLTLSKEKIIKKTKLAYKYLKLYWGLENPSFGVLALNPHKGDEGLFGREEEEVIKPAIEELRMEGVNIEGPFPSDTYWISQRKDCTVALYHDQGMIPFKLKSYGKGVNITLGLPIPRTSPDHGTAFDIAGKGVANPGSMKEAIKLALKIADV; from the coding sequence ATGATTGGAATAACCTTAGGGGATCCAGGAGGAATTGGTATTGAGGTTACTCTCAAAGCTCTTTCTAATTTTAAAGAAGGGCGCTTTATCCTTTTTGGGAATGAGAGAGCCTTGGAATATTATTCAAAAAAGTTAAGCCTAAAGATTCCTAAGAACGCTGAAATATGGAATATTAAGGGTGATTTTTTTATAGGGGAGATTAATCCAAATAATGGAGAAGTTGCTTATAACTCCATAATGGAAGCAATAAAAGCTGTAAAAAATGGAATGTGTAATGCAATTGTAACAGCTCCTATAAATAAGAAAGCTCTTCAACTTGCAGGCTTTGATTATCCTGGACATACAGAAATTCTTGCAAGAAATTTTTCTTGCGAAGATTTTGCGATGATGATGGTTTCTGAGGAGATGAAGATAGTATTTGTCACCACCCATATCCCTTTATCTTCTGTTTCTCTAACTCTTTCGAAAGAAAAAATTATAAAAAAGACAAAATTGGCTTATAAATATCTTAAACTTTATTGGGGTTTAGAGAATCCATCTTTTGGAGTTCTTGCCTTAAATCCACATAAAGGGGATGAAGGTCTTTTTGGGAGGGAAGAGGAGGAGGTGATAAAACCTGCGATAGAAGAATTGAGGATGGAAGGAGTTAATATAGAAGGTCCTTTTCCCTCCGATACGTATTGGATTTCTCAGAGAAAGGACTGCACAGTTGCTCTTTATCATGATCAAGGGATGATTCCATTTAAATTAAAGAGTTATGGTAAAGGGGTAAATATTACCTTAGGGCTTCCGATTCCTCGAACCTCTCCTGATCATGGAACAGCTTTTGATATAGCTGGGAAAGGAGTGGCTAATCCCGGGAGTATGAAAGAAGCTATAAAATTAGCTTTGAAGATAGCAGATGTTTGA
- a CDS encoding DUF192 domain-containing protein: MKFKIVIKFYFLFALIFLVGCKEIRSREFKIIQIGEEKIEVEIADTPEEWEIGLAYRDTLPEDKGMLFVFPTLERRVFWMRGCKFDIDLAYIEPNGVISEIITMKKESPFTPLDSLKRYPSKSSKIKFAIEMIGGWFKRHDIKPGDKINFKDYKPNF, from the coding sequence ATGAAATTTAAAATTGTAATTAAATTTTATTTCTTATTTGCTTTAATATTTCTCGTAGGATGTAAGGAGATAAGATCTCGGGAATTTAAGATTATCCAGATTGGGGAAGAAAAAATAGAGGTTGAAATCGCTGATACTCCAGAGGAGTGGGAAATTGGCCTTGCATATAGGGATACACTTCCTGAGGATAAAGGAATGTTGTTTGTTTTCCCTACGTTGGAAAGAAGGGTTTTCTGGATGAGGGGGTGTAAATTTGATATAGATCTTGCCTATATAGAACCAAATGGGGTAATTTCGGAAATCATAACAATGAAAAAAGAGTCTCCTTTTACCCCTTTAGATTCTTTAAAGAGATATCCTTCCAAGTCATCAAAAATAAAGTTTGCTATTGAGATGATTGGAGGTTGGTTCAAGAGGCATGATATAAAACCTGGAGATAAAATTAATTTTAAGGATTATAAACCGAACTTCTGA
- the smc gene encoding chromosome segregation protein SMC — protein sequence MRLKEIRLSGFKSFPSKTCLSLKEGVTSFVGPNGCGKSNIIDAIRWSLGETSTKALRAEGMEDLIFSGTEKRPPVGMAEVTLIFENNGGIPTEFDEVEIKRRFFRSGESEFLINGTPCQLRDIRNLFANTGLKSAILSQGSVEDFLIADSEIRREIFESISGIKKYRNDKKEAENKLIGVSAALEKLEIILNERRSSVNSLKIEANRARRFHKYKEKLKEKTIILAKKQLFEMERILEEREKVKKEQEERIDLIQSIINKLMSEIKIEEEVLKEKREEYRLKGDLIQRVQEEISILREKKAANSGELRHIENYTKDFPNNISDVILDLQNELEEVKQKENKLDYQILNYKQIIEHLEKKYKELNSLIEGLKERELSLKIRREEQISRMNLLNRVVEECKGEIEREISKMRELKTSIESKRERLKESSEKINKLNEMFNKLENEKTILLRRIQEERAEIERIKREIEFYKKIDIEVSDEIKKISKEFNLPFLSDDLEVEKGYESAIEAILGEKVKGLVVKVEEIKEILNFIRDRDLRGGVFVTEEGKEEKGGMAEVIFGRFANLLKKELSKYKFTETLGEAIEKAKKEGGYWVTRRGELVIDNFIILPKDKEGVLERRAKEKFLFKKKEEKEARLKILEEERTEILDKLNQIEKEMEKEKNKREELVNSVSKIEFEISRLEVRLESITANLANTQKDLDNIKKTLKEEEEEKKNIEGKLSLNFDEQEKIKKEIEIKEGELKKLEEERREIEEKERRLREEMGRLKEGLRLLQKKEELKKEIQELDVIIEKKTKEFEDQKKGNVSLNSEIQKREEVLIEKRKELLKEEEEKSKLESQLNELKMKIAEERYKKEGLQNQIFKEFGVEVTPEKVEVNEEEFSKEIEILKKRIEALYPVNPLAMIQYEEKLRELEKLERERADLVASKKDIEETILEIDAKAKKEFEETINKIKEDFKSIYSKLSPGGEADIRLKDGNVFESDIEILVRPKGKKLKNMELFSTGEKTIAAIALLLSVMRKLRSPIYIMDEIDASLDESNIERFNDVLREFAEDSQILIVTHNRATMERSDYIYGITMEEEGVSKVLSISVNEI from the coding sequence ATGAGACTAAAAGAAATAAGATTATCAGGATTTAAATCTTTCCCAAGTAAAACTTGTTTGAGTTTAAAAGAAGGGGTTACCTCCTTTGTGGGACCAAATGGTTGTGGGAAAAGTAATATCATTGATGCAATAAGGTGGTCTTTGGGAGAAACAAGCACAAAGGCTCTACGCGCAGAGGGAATGGAAGATTTAATCTTCTCGGGAACAGAGAAACGGCCTCCTGTAGGTATGGCAGAAGTTACATTAATATTTGAAAATAATGGAGGAATTCCGACGGAGTTTGATGAAGTAGAGATAAAAAGAAGATTCTTTCGTTCTGGTGAGAGTGAGTTTTTAATTAATGGAACACCTTGTCAGCTTAGAGATATTCGGAATCTTTTCGCTAATACGGGTCTAAAGTCTGCCATTTTGAGTCAAGGATCTGTAGAAGATTTTCTTATAGCTGATTCAGAAATAAGAAGGGAAATCTTTGAGTCGATTTCAGGTATAAAGAAATATAGGAATGATAAAAAAGAAGCAGAGAATAAACTTATTGGGGTTTCAGCTGCCCTTGAGAAATTGGAAATAATTCTTAACGAAAGAAGGAGTTCTGTTAATTCGTTAAAAATAGAAGCAAATAGAGCAAGAAGATTTCATAAATATAAAGAAAAATTAAAGGAGAAAACAATTATTTTAGCAAAGAAACAGCTTTTTGAAATGGAAAGGATTCTTGAAGAAAGAGAAAAAGTAAAGAAAGAACAAGAGGAAAGGATAGATCTAATTCAATCTATAATTAATAAATTGATGAGTGAAATAAAAATAGAAGAGGAGGTTCTAAAAGAAAAAAGGGAAGAATACAGATTAAAAGGGGATTTAATTCAAAGAGTTCAAGAAGAAATCTCTATTTTGAGAGAGAAAAAAGCAGCTAATTCTGGAGAATTGCGTCATATAGAAAATTATACTAAAGATTTTCCAAATAATATTTCAGATGTTATATTAGACTTACAAAATGAGTTAGAAGAGGTTAAGCAGAAAGAGAATAAATTAGATTATCAAATTTTAAATTATAAGCAAATAATAGAACATTTAGAAAAAAAGTATAAAGAACTAAATTCTTTAATAGAAGGGCTTAAAGAAAGAGAGCTTTCCCTTAAGATAAGAAGAGAAGAACAGATATCAAGAATGAATTTGCTTAATAGAGTAGTAGAAGAATGCAAAGGAGAGATTGAAAGAGAAATCTCTAAAATGAGAGAACTTAAAACCTCTATAGAAAGTAAAAGAGAAAGACTAAAAGAAAGCTCAGAAAAAATAAATAAGCTGAACGAAATGTTCAACAAATTGGAAAACGAAAAGACAATTCTTCTTAGAAGAATACAGGAAGAAAGGGCTGAAATAGAAAGAATAAAAAGGGAAATAGAATTTTATAAGAAAATCGATATTGAAGTCTCAGATGAGATAAAAAAAATTTCTAAGGAATTTAATTTACCTTTTCTTTCTGATGATTTAGAAGTAGAGAAGGGTTACGAATCAGCTATAGAAGCCATTTTAGGGGAAAAAGTTAAAGGTTTGGTTGTAAAGGTCGAAGAAATAAAGGAAATTTTGAATTTTATTAGAGATAGAGATTTGAGAGGGGGAGTTTTTGTAACAGAAGAAGGAAAAGAAGAAAAAGGTGGAATGGCAGAAGTTATTTTTGGGAGATTTGCTAATCTTTTGAAAAAAGAGCTTTCTAAATATAAATTTACAGAGACTCTTGGTGAAGCAATAGAAAAGGCAAAGAAAGAAGGAGGATATTGGGTAACGAGAAGAGGGGAGCTTGTGATTGACAACTTTATTATTCTTCCAAAAGACAAAGAAGGAGTCTTAGAGAGAAGAGCAAAAGAGAAGTTTTTATTTAAGAAGAAGGAAGAAAAGGAAGCCCGTCTTAAGATTCTGGAAGAGGAAAGAACAGAGATTTTAGATAAATTGAATCAAATAGAGAAAGAAATGGAGAAAGAAAAAAACAAAAGAGAAGAACTTGTAAATAGTGTTTCTAAAATAGAATTTGAAATTAGCCGTCTTGAGGTTAGATTGGAATCCATTACAGCTAATTTAGCTAATACTCAAAAAGATTTAGATAATATAAAAAAGACTCTTAAAGAAGAAGAGGAAGAAAAAAAGAATATTGAAGGAAAATTATCTTTGAATTTTGACGAACAAGAAAAAATAAAAAAAGAAATAGAAATAAAAGAAGGAGAACTTAAGAAGTTAGAAGAAGAAAGAAGAGAGATCGAAGAAAAAGAAAGAAGATTAAGAGAAGAAATGGGAAGGCTGAAAGAAGGTTTAAGGCTTCTTCAGAAAAAAGAGGAATTAAAGAAAGAAATTCAGGAGCTTGACGTTATTATTGAGAAAAAAACAAAAGAATTTGAGGATCAGAAAAAAGGAAATGTATCCTTAAATAGTGAAATCCAAAAAAGGGAAGAAGTTTTAATTGAGAAGAGAAAAGAGTTATTAAAAGAAGAGGAAGAGAAAAGTAAATTGGAAAGCCAGTTAAATGAGTTAAAAATGAAAATTGCCGAAGAAAGATATAAAAAAGAGGGTCTACAAAATCAGATATTCAAGGAGTTTGGAGTGGAAGTTACGCCAGAGAAAGTGGAAGTGAATGAAGAAGAGTTCTCTAAAGAAATAGAGATTTTAAAGAAGAGAATAGAAGCTCTTTATCCTGTGAATCCATTAGCTATGATTCAGTATGAAGAGAAGTTAAGAGAGTTAGAAAAACTTGAAAGGGAAAGAGCAGATCTTGTTGCTTCTAAAAAAGATATTGAAGAAACTATCTTAGAGATAGATGCAAAAGCGAAGAAAGAATTTGAAGAAACAATTAATAAGATTAAAGAGGATTTTAAATCTATATATAGTAAACTTTCTCCAGGAGGCGAAGCTGATATAAGATTGAAAGATGGAAATGTGTTTGAATCAGATATCGAAATTTTGGTGAGACCAAAAGGGAAAAAACTAAAAAATATGGAGCTTTTCTCAACAGGAGAAAAAACCATAGCTGCTATTGCTCTTCTTCTTTCTGTGATGCGTAAGTTGAGGTCTCCTATTTATATAATGGACGAAATCGATGCATCTTTAGATGAAAGTAATATTGAGAGATTTAACGATGTTCTCCGGGAGTTTGCAGAGGATTCTCAAATATTAATAGTTACTCATAATAGAGCCACAATGGAACGGTCAGATTACATATATGGGATAACCATGGAAGAAGAAGGTGTATCAAAGGTCCTTTCTATAAGTGTGAATGAAATTTAA
- the pilM gene encoding type IV pilus assembly protein PilM, with amino-acid sequence MFKKSSVLSMDIGSHSLKTVVVEGSIKKPVLTKCSITPLPSHAIVDGELMDRETVIDAIRQELGKLEIDNKQVISCISGRDIIVKKIKMPKMNEVEAREQIKWEAEQYIPYDIEDISMDFEIVNPNAGEDSMEVILVGAKKSSVEARINLFREVGLEPIVLDIPAFSLQNIFEFNYTTKPNKLVGLLDIGAQSTTMSFVTGSINHFTRSISTAVNNLIQALQREAGIDGERATDIIRSGKKEEIDQYAYQNAMESFQDDLGVAIERVLPYLPEGFESFSEIIISGGGSLIPGLPKFLEERFGCHTEVINPFINFEYDKESSFIKVNLEKEAPVLAIALGLALRGL; translated from the coding sequence ATGTTCAAAAAGAGTTCAGTGCTATCTATGGATATAGGTAGCCATTCTCTTAAAACAGTAGTAGTAGAAGGAAGTATCAAAAAACCTGTATTAACAAAGTGTAGTATTACCCCATTACCTTCTCATGCCATTGTAGATGGGGAATTAATGGACAGAGAGACAGTAATTGACGCAATAAGGCAAGAACTTGGAAAGCTTGAAATAGATAACAAACAAGTTATTAGTTGCATTTCAGGAAGAGATATAATTGTAAAAAAGATAAAAATGCCAAAAATGAATGAAGTAGAAGCGAGAGAGCAAATAAAGTGGGAAGCTGAGCAATACATTCCTTATGACATTGAAGACATATCCATGGACTTTGAAATAGTAAATCCTAATGCGGGAGAGGATTCTATGGAGGTTATCCTTGTGGGAGCAAAAAAGAGCTCCGTTGAAGCAAGGATAAATCTCTTTAGAGAAGTTGGTCTTGAACCGATTGTCTTAGATATTCCTGCTTTCTCCCTTCAGAACATTTTTGAATTTAACTATACAACAAAACCCAATAAATTAGTAGGACTATTAGATATTGGAGCTCAATCTACTACAATGAGCTTTGTCACAGGTTCCATAAATCATTTTACCCGTTCAATCTCTACAGCTGTAAACAACTTAATTCAAGCCCTTCAGAGAGAAGCAGGAATAGATGGAGAAAGAGCCACTGATATAATACGATCCGGCAAAAAAGAAGAAATTGATCAATACGCATATCAAAACGCTATGGAAAGTTTTCAGGACGATCTAGGAGTTGCTATAGAAAGGGTGTTACCTTATTTACCTGAAGGATTTGAAAGCTTTAGCGAAATTATAATAAGTGGAGGAGGAAGTCTGATACCTGGACTACCAAAGTTCTTAGAAGAACGATTTGGGTGCCACACAGAGGTGATAAATCCATTTATTAATTTTGAATATGACAAAGAATCATCCTTTATTAAAGTTAATTTAGAGAAAGAAGCGCCTGTGCTTGCAATTGCTTTGGGTTTAGCTCTAAGGGGGTTATAA
- the pilO gene encoding type 4a pilus biogenesis protein PilO has protein sequence MKKIRGSVIVLFIAILIGVGMYFTVLKEKNQKIAIKQKEYKDLELKLSKTMAIVQRKQEAIRKHKIIAARWNQAQKMLPKEEKISDLVKTLTERATKNEVKIKHFKPVSRTQKEKYSEIVIQMEVEGGYHNIAGFMAELNNMQRIVNVRNLKLSPITIKEEKEEKFAVSATFELLTYITKGGKVEG, from the coding sequence ATGAAAAAGATAAGAGGTTCTGTAATTGTTCTTTTTATTGCAATTTTAATTGGGGTTGGAATGTATTTCACTGTGTTAAAAGAAAAAAACCAGAAAATAGCTATAAAACAAAAAGAGTATAAAGATTTAGAGTTAAAACTCAGCAAAACAATGGCAATCGTTCAGAGGAAGCAAGAAGCAATTAGAAAACACAAAATTATTGCAGCAAGGTGGAATCAAGCACAAAAAATGTTACCAAAAGAAGAGAAAATTTCAGATTTGGTTAAAACTCTTACAGAAAGAGCTACAAAAAACGAAGTAAAAATAAAACATTTCAAACCGGTGAGTAGGACCCAAAAAGAAAAATATAGTGAAATTGTAATACAAATGGAAGTTGAAGGAGGTTACCATAATATAGCAGGATTTATGGCTGAACTAAATAATATGCAAAGGATTGTTAATGTTAGAAATCTGAAACTTTCTCCTATTACTATTAAGGAAGAGAAGGAAGAAAAATTTGCAGTTTCTGCAACTTTTGAACTCCTTACCTATATAACAAAAGGAGGAAAAGTTGAAGGGTAA
- a CDS encoding PilN domain-containing protein, whose protein sequence is MIKINLIPEEQLKKVREVKFKKPTLKLPKADMFLSVLILILTIGIVFFLNYQKDKKLKKLEEDIVRAEQQLRELEKEKKIVEEIEQQQKELNEWITIVQTLNKGRSLYFHVMDELNSLKPEYIWFTLFEENAQRFKLQGKTFSNFMISNLMDRLQSSSYFDEVKLDEFKETEEKEYSVISFQLSGLINLGGEK, encoded by the coding sequence ATGATAAAAATAAACCTGATCCCTGAGGAACAACTTAAAAAAGTAAGAGAGGTCAAGTTTAAAAAGCCTACTTTAAAGCTTCCTAAAGCCGATATGTTTCTCTCTGTATTAATTTTAATTCTCACAATAGGGATAGTATTTTTTTTAAACTACCAAAAAGACAAAAAACTTAAAAAATTGGAAGAAGATATTGTTAGAGCAGAACAACAATTAAGAGAACTTGAGAAAGAAAAGAAAATTGTAGAAGAAATAGAACAACAACAAAAGGAACTAAATGAGTGGATAACTATTGTCCAAACTTTAAATAAAGGTCGCTCCCTATACTTCCATGTAATGGACGAATTAAATAGCCTAAAGCCAGAATATATATGGTTCACTTTATTTGAGGAAAACGCTCAGAGATTCAAACTCCAAGGTAAAACTTTTTCTAATTTTATGATATCAAATCTTATGGATAGATTGCAATCCTCTTCTTACTTTGATGAAGTGAAATTAGATGAATTTAAAGAAACCGAAGAGAAAGAATATTCTGTTATTAGCTTTCAACTCTCCGGACTAATTAACCTTGGAGGCGAGAAATGA
- a CDS encoding peptidyl-prolyl cis-trans isomerase → MILFLFFAFDGIACVVDREVITREELRYISVFYPGISSQVLLEKLINDKIILRIAEADTLKVSDEEIAKMKDEMLLNNPSLSFILRDEYLDKVYTEQLKAQAYSNKLVSSKFREKLKISPGEVHNFYNTYKDSLRMPETVVFQRLQIPVLSPENDIFLKKAKRILDEYIKGMDFSLLVKKYSDDFATVPYGGRIGSFTPQDIPIYFAQVLKLEEGEAEIFESPRGYHIIRLEGKDGINLILSQILVEVKLKEEEIRRREREALKIKEKWEKGDTTFPYEIESMGPIPLKALTPELFSIIDALKPGEVSKPILEGSKFYLFKIVKKEESKVPEFSEIKDKLTSLLIQKKMLKLLSKIIEEEKKHVFVKKL, encoded by the coding sequence ATGATTTTATTTTTGTTTTTTGCCTTTGATGGAATAGCTTGTGTTGTTGATAGAGAGGTAATAACTCGAGAGGAACTGAGATATATTTCTGTCTTTTATCCGGGGATTAGTTCTCAGGTTTTGCTTGAAAAACTTATAAATGATAAAATTATTCTTCGGATAGCAGAGGCTGATACTTTAAAAGTAAGTGATGAAGAAATTGCAAAAATGAAGGATGAAATGTTGCTGAATAATCCATCCCTTAGTTTTATTCTTAGAGATGAATATCTTGATAAGGTTTATACTGAACAACTAAAAGCCCAGGCTTATTCTAATAAACTGGTCTCTTCAAAGTTTAGAGAAAAGTTGAAAATCTCTCCCGGAGAGGTGCACAATTTTTACAACACTTATAAAGATTCTTTAAGGATGCCGGAAACTGTTGTTTTTCAAAGATTACAAATTCCTGTTTTATCTCCCGAGAATGACATTTTTCTTAAAAAGGCGAAACGAATCTTAGATGAGTACATAAAAGGAATGGATTTCTCTTTACTTGTAAAGAAATATTCTGATGATTTTGCTACAGTTCCTTATGGGGGAAGAATAGGAAGTTTTACTCCTCAAGATATTCCAATCTATTTTGCTCAGGTTCTTAAACTTGAGGAAGGAGAAGCGGAAATATTTGAGTCTCCTCGGGGCTATCATATTATAAGATTAGAAGGAAAAGATGGAATAAATTTAATTCTCTCGCAGATATTAGTGGAGGTTAAACTAAAAGAAGAAGAAATCAGAAGAAGAGAAAGAGAAGCTCTTAAGATAAAAGAAAAATGGGAAAAAGGAGATACTACCTTTCCTTATGAAATAGAAAGTATGGGGCCTATCCCCCTCAAAGCTCTTACTCCGGAGCTTTTTTCAATAATTGATGCTCTTAAACCTGGAGAAGTGAGTAAACCAATATTGGAAGGAAGTAAGTTTTATCTTTTTAAGATTGTCAAAAAAGAAGAAAGTAAAGTCCCAGAATTTTCAGAGATAAAGGATAAACTAACTAGTTTGCTTATCCAGAAAAAAATGTTAAAACTTTTAAGTAAGATTATTGAGGAAGAAAAAAAACACGTTTTTGTAAAGAAATTATAA
- a CDS encoding secretin N-terminal domain-containing protein has translation MYKKIFLLCLLLPCLTFANPKDPELTNIEVRKTNGYTEILFTLTDYATFSEFTMDHKLVLDLLETTSALSGNFWEVNRGGVENIALSYISAASLTRVVIQRSDNYTYEISNPTVNTISIKLNTNTNDFTPWSAKEEVVWEEPKKEEEVPPIKTEPSQETVSMRLENADLATTLRSIAQVSGMNIIIGDEVKGTISVELNDVEWEKAMDLILKTKGYTYIIENNVIRVGSPATFAKEREDIELSQPLKRGIYVLEFTTPKEVEGAVKSLLSKRGTVEIDTRTNSIIVNDIPSKLEAVESLIKALDKKTPQVAITSKIVDIDQTAARELGLAWEVTNLKATPFNLKVEAEHVLPPEPTAGAFINVATVQDWGALASKLIALEQAQKLEIHSNPRVTTVNNKEARIFGGKRFAITALDINGQPITRWYTAGIELKVTPHINAAGDITMDLSVELSDVVPGTNNTVVTETRSETQTLVKDGQTIVIGGFYTKTITERKSGVPILKNIPIIGAAFGHNQKEERKREVLIFITPHIVEPEVGKNI, from the coding sequence ATGTATAAAAAAATCTTTCTTTTGTGTTTATTATTACCATGTTTAACTTTTGCAAATCCAAAGGATCCAGAACTCACAAATATTGAAGTCAGAAAAACTAATGGTTACACAGAAATTCTCTTTACTTTAACCGATTATGCAACATTTTCTGAGTTTACAATGGATCATAAGTTAGTTTTAGACCTTCTTGAGACTACTAGCGCTCTTAGTGGTAATTTTTGGGAAGTAAATAGAGGGGGGGTTGAAAATATTGCTTTGTCTTACATCTCAGCTGCTTCTCTAACAAGGGTAGTTATTCAACGCTCTGATAACTACACCTACGAAATTTCTAATCCAACAGTAAATACAATTTCTATTAAGTTAAATACAAATACTAACGATTTTACCCCTTGGAGCGCTAAAGAAGAAGTAGTTTGGGAAGAACCTAAAAAAGAGGAAGAAGTTCCTCCTATCAAGACCGAACCCTCCCAAGAAACAGTTTCAATGAGATTAGAAAATGCCGATCTTGCGACAACTCTTCGTTCAATAGCTCAGGTTAGCGGAATGAACATAATAATAGGAGATGAAGTAAAGGGAACCATTTCCGTTGAATTGAATGACGTAGAATGGGAAAAAGCAATGGATTTAATCTTAAAAACAAAAGGATATACTTATATTATAGAAAATAATGTGATAAGGGTTGGTTCCCCTGCAACATTTGCAAAAGAAAGAGAAGACATTGAATTGTCACAACCCCTTAAAAGAGGAATTTATGTCCTTGAATTTACAACACCAAAGGAAGTTGAAGGAGCGGTAAAATCCCTACTTTCAAAAAGAGGGACAGTAGAAATAGATACAAGGACAAATTCAATTATTGTAAATGATATCCCCTCAAAGCTAGAAGCTGTAGAAAGTTTAATTAAAGCTCTTGACAAGAAAACACCTCAAGTTGCAATTACATCTAAAATAGTAGATATAGATCAAACAGCAGCCAGAGAATTAGGTTTAGCTTGGGAGGTAACCAATTTAAAAGCAACACCTTTTAATTTGAAAGTGGAGGCAGAACACGTTCTACCTCCAGAGCCAACCGCTGGTGCCTTTATTAATGTAGCGACAGTTCAAGATTGGGGGGCTCTTGCATCAAAACTTATTGCTTTAGAGCAAGCCCAAAAGCTTGAAATTCACTCCAACCCAAGGGTCACAACAGTTAATAATAAAGAAGCCAGAATCTTCGGAGGAAAAAGATTTGCGATAACCGCTCTTGATATTAATGGGCAACCCATAACAAGATGGTATACAGCTGGTATTGAACTAAAGGTTACTCCTCATATAAACGCTGCAGGAGATATTACAATGGATCTCAGTGTTGAGTTAAGCGATGTTGTTCCTGGAACAAATAACACAGTAGTAACAGAAACTCGCTCAGAAACACAAACTCTTGTAAAAGATGGCCAGACAATCGTAATTGGAGGATTCTATACAAAAACTATAACGGAAAGAAAGAGCGGAGTCCCTATATTAAAGAACATTCCTATTATAGGTGCGGCTTTTGGGCACAATCAAAAAGAAGAAAGGAAAAGAGAGGTCCTAATATTTATCACCCCTCATATTGTAGAACCCGAAGTAGGAAAAAATATATAG